From the Carassius auratus strain Wakin unplaced genomic scaffold, ASM336829v1 scaf_tig00001658, whole genome shotgun sequence genome, one window contains:
- the ros1 gene encoding proto-oncogene tyrosine-protein kinase ROS isoform X1 has product MEMICWNRKKITGLQFLSALLFLLVSLKASSCDKWLLDASVHPMTAKSGFRPCKDAICQNVACQFAAPYASWIGSHNITLTWESLNQSDVVYILQWTGPSLSGIWAQAENVTESTYTVKQLEPFTCYKFRVWALIAETHACSPPSPLYQTKPYGVPSSPSIESIESVSGESVEVHWSQPEKPGGPILGFNLNLTSIKSVISETTRGNVFFYTFYPTFHNTTYRISVAAVNEEGQGSIAEASITTPARVEQNGGRWVLASRWNSLRIREEDADFFTTAQCLSDSLIESNITGVAVHYSSNHIYFSEGTRIWVKGAGNLTDHSDLKLLRSAPLEVTALTVDWLYERIYYVSSARVYYCGLDDCSFPVDINLNLSSDAVNIIADPYNGWLFLLLSSGIYRSPLPDVSGQQHEIINVVKTPSVSNFVVSFPNKRLVYYNKSDATLYATSVDGLFPITLYTNINFNATSIVYEDDFFMLTDGNALYKQVGQSQVAIFNEFAMDCDVIQKYGFGNLCYFSASAQPYPVPRSPRQLQVLFGSDKANIYWDKPEIMIGASPSAWQNWTYTVNCSMNGLVVVNFSGLTSTHVTVPDLESSQQYSVTLKACSPGGCSKSVSYEGTSLQPAVEPPYIAAASEDDVWKQDLDSTELVEQMVSYIGDVKDLDWYSSTIYWTNSSGHINWIDLGDHSLSVMTMPSPMNAEALAFDWLGQYLYWSCNTNQICRGPVSAHGVEIFLQAEQKILSLVVDSLNAAIYWSTKTSVEGCRLDGEHYQLLEKLSVFSGKEVAGITLNIIEGNLYWLVQDGSLINLYRVNISGDWMQKSKVVEFARWTTSQITDHQVGYYSGRLVWLDENKQLRIQELTQNTSVLMSSSQTLTAFSVVQQKLKPFPDGFVSPPIVIPPAVSNIVFKENDTFIQIHWEPSHIEYGTVLYCVVSKELWSNVEQLPNVPTRYCHPHNTVSETVMNITRFKPRTKLNITITPFSHWGKGESTQATLITPAGTSFDADMTLIIVIVSIAACITLIILIFAAVIWHRHHKKKDHGTVTQRGAHVHPDVELEYIRGLVGLGNACYAMSNIPAQGELESLPVFPRDCLKLQRLLGSGAFGEVYEGVTVGSQINEVPERRVAVKTLRKDASDYEKTEFLKEAYLMSQFNHPNILRSLGVCLLNEPHYLILELMEGGDLRSYLRGARPTASHKELLNLTSLLDISRDVATGCAYLERMHFIHRDIAARNCLVSVRSYTDPERVVKIGDFGLARDVYKNDYYRKKGEGLLPVRWMSPESLTDGIFNKYSDVWAFGVLLWEIMTLGKLPYPTYTNHEVLNYISTGARLPSPAGCPQRLYNLMMSCWSKEPNERPNFKYLEETLCKLRDYEADKRANQNGAAGHVNQAYQEDEAEVCTGVDEDEDLETGLSPVLSNEGLNYLMYRAESPDSVQTDSSTPTEDR; this is encoded by the exons ATGGAAATGATTTGTTGGAATAGGAAGAAAATTACGGGTTTACAGTTTCTGTCAGCGCTACTATTTCTTCTTGTTTCTCTCAAAGCTTCATCATGTGACAAATGGCTTCTTGATGCCTCAGTGCACCCCATG ACAGCCAAAAGTGGCTTCAGACCGTGTAAAGATGCCATTTGCCAAA ATGTTGCATGTCAATTCGCAGCACCTTATGCGTCCTGGATCGGATCTCATAACATAACTTTAACCTGGGAGTCTCTGAATCAGTCTGATGTGGTGTATATTCTTCAGTGGACTGGTCCTAGTCTGTCTGGGATTTGGGCACAAGCTGAG AATGTGACAGAATCAACATACACCGTCAAACAGTTGGAACCTTTTACCTGTTATAAATTCAGGGTCTGGGCTTTGATCGCAGAAACACATGCCTGCTCTCCACCGAGCCCTTTGTACCAAACAAAACCATATGGAG TGCCCTCCAGCCCATCCATTGAGAGTATTGAGAGTGTGTCTGGAGAGAGTGTGGAGGTTCACTGGTCTCAACCTGAAAAACCAGGAGGACCCATCTTGGGCTTCAACCTCAATCTCACATCCATCAAATCGGTCATCAGTGAAACAACCAGAGGAAATGTATTCTTCTACACATTCTATCCAACATTCCATAACACTACATACAG GATCTCTGTAGCTGCTGTAAATGAAGAGGGCCAGGGTTCAATCGCTGAAGCCAGCATAACAACACCAGCACGAGTTG AGCAGAATGGAGGCCGGTGGGTCCTTGCATCCAGATGGAACTCATTAAGGATAAGAGAAGAGGATGCTGATTTCTTCACTACAGCACAGTGTCTCTCAGACAGTCTAATCGAGAGCAACATCACAG gggttGCAGTGCACTACAGTTCCAACCACATCTATTTCTCTGAAGGGACTCGTATTTGGGTGAAAGGGGCTGGAAATCTCACCGACCATTCAGATCTCAAGCTTCTGCGCTCTGCTCCGCTGGAGGTCACAGCACTGACTGTAGACTGGCTTTATGAGAGGATTTACTATGTGTCCAGTGCTAGG gtCTACTATTGTGGATTAGATGACTGTTCTTTTCCAGTGGATATAAATCTCAACCTCTCCAGTGACGCTGTAAACATCATTGCAGATCCGTACAATGG ATGGCTTTTCTTGTTGCTGAGCAGTGGAATATATCGTAGCCCTCTTCCAGACGTCTCTGGCCAACAACATGAGATAATTAATGTCGTAAAAACACCTTCTGTCTCCAACTTTGTGGTCAGTTTCCCCAACAAGAGACTTGTTTATTACAACAAAAGTGATGCAACGCTCTATGCCACATCTGTGGATGGATTATTTCCCATTACGCTCTACACGAACATTAACTTCAATGCAACCAGCATTGTTTATGAGGATGATTTCTTCATGCTCACCGATGGTAATGCACTGTATAAACAAGTTGGCCAGAGTCAAGTGGCCATCTTTAATGAATTCGCTATGGACTGTGATGTCATCCAAAAATATGGCTTTGGTAATCTATGCTACTTTAGTGCATCTGCGCAACCTTATCCTGTGCCAAGAAGTCCAAGACAACTTCAAGTCCTGTTTGGATCAGATAAAGCCAACATTTATTGGGATAAACCTGAAATTATGATTGGAGCAA GTCCATCTGCCTGGCAAAACTGGACTTATACTGTAAACTGCTCAATGAATGGGTTGGTGGTGGTGAATTTTAGTGGCCTAACTAGCACACATGTAACTGTCCCGGATCTGGAGAGTTCGCAGCAGTACAGCGTCACTCTCAAGGCTTGTTCCCCTGGGGGATGCTCCAAATCAGTCTCATATGAAGGAACAAGTCTCCAGCCTG ccGTTGAACCCCCATATATTGCTGCTGCCAGCGAGGATGACGTATGGAAGCAAGATTTGGATAGCACTGAATTAGTGGAACAAATGGTGTCTTATATTGGAGACGTGAAAG ATTTGGACTGGTATAGTTCCACAATCTACTGGACTAACAGTTCGGGTCACATTAACTGGATTGATCTGGGTGATCATTCATTGAGTGTGATGACAATGCCATCACCCATGAATGCTGAAGCACTGGCCTTTGATTGGCTGGGACAGTATCTATACTGGAGCTGCAACACAAATCAA ATATGCCGAGGGCCTGTATCTGCTCATGGGGTTGAGATATTTCTCCAAGCAGAGCAGAAGATTCTCAGTTTGGTGGTTGATTCACTGAACGCTGCCATCTACTGGAGTACAAAAACATCAGTGGAAGGCTGTAGATTGGATGGAGAACATTACCAACTCCTGGAAAAACTGAGTGTGTTCTCTGGGAAAGAG GTTGCTGGTATCACTTTGAACATTATTGAAGGAAATCTGTATTGGCTGGTGCAGGACGGCTCCCTTATAAATCTTTACAGAGTGAACATCAGTGGTGACTG GATGCAGAAGTCTAAAGTGGTCGAATTTGCAAGATGGACAACATCTCAAATCACGGATCATCAAGTGGGCTACTACAGCGGACGACTTGTTTGGTTGGATGAGAACAAACAGCTCAGGATTCAGGAGTTAACACAAAACACCAGTGTCCTTATGTCTTCCAGCCAAACACTGACAGCTTTTTCTGTTGTACAGCAAAAGTTGAAACCTTTTCCAG aTGGATTCGTATCTCCTCCTATAGTTATTCCACCTGCAGTTTccaatattgtttttaaagagaATGACACATTTATCCAGATACACTGGGAACCCAGCCATATTGAGTACGGGACAGTGCTTTATTGTGTAGTGTCTAAGGAACTGTGGAGCAATGTGGAACAGCTTCCCAAT GTCCCCACCAGATATTGTCATCCTCATAACACGGTTTCTGAAACAGTCATGAATATCACAAGATTTAAACCAAGAACTAAATTAAACATCACCATAACCCCTTTTTCACACTGGGGTAAAGGGGAGTCAACACAAGCAACTTTGATTACTCCAG CAGGTACTTCATTTGACGCTGACATGACATTGATTATTGTGATTGTATCGATCGCTGCCTGCATTACACTGATTATTCTCATCTTCGCCGCAGTGA TTTGGCACAGACACCATAAGAAAAAGGATCACGGGACAGTTACACAAAGAGGTGCACATGTCCATCCAGATGTAGAGTTGGAGTATATTCGAGGTTTAGTTGGTCTTGGTAATGCCTGCTATGCTATGAG TAACATACCCGCCCAAGGAGAACTCGAGTCACTTCCTGTGTTTCCTAGAGACTGTCTGAAGCTTCAGAGGTTGTTGGGTAGTGGTGCTTTTGGAGAAGTTTATGAAGGAGTTACAGTTGGCAGCCAAATCAATGAAGTTCCTGAGAGGAGAGTGGCTGTCAAG ACATTGCGAAAAGATGCCAGTGACTATGAGAAAACCGAGTTCTTAAAAGAAGCCTATTTGATGAG TCAGTTTAATCATCCTAACATCCTGCGTTCGCTTGGAGTTTGTCTGCTAAATGAGCCACATTACCTCATCCTGGAGCTGATGGAAGGTGGAGACCTTCGTTCTTATCTGAGAGGAGCTCGTCCTACAGCT AGCCATAAAGAGCTACTGAACCTCACCAGCCTCCTGGACATCAGTCGGGATGTTGCCACAGGATGTGCTTATTTAGAAAGGATGCACTTTATTCATAG GGATATTGCTGCGAGGAACTGTCTGGTGTCAGTAAGAAGCTACACAGACCCAGAAAGGGTTGTTAAAATAGGAGATTTCGGATTGGCCCGTGACGTGTATAAGAACGACTACTACAGGAAGAAGGGTGAAGGTCTGCTTCCTGTTCGCTGGATGTCACCAGAAAGCTTAACAGATGGGATTTTCAATAAATATTCTGATGTCTG GGCATTTGGTGTGCTCTTGTGGGAGATTATGACATTAGGAAAGCTACCATATCCCACATACACCAACCATGAAGTCTTAAACTATATCAGTACAGGTGCACGACTGCCTTCGCCAGCAGGGTGTCCACAAAGATT GTATAATCTGATGATGAGCTGCTGGAGCAAAGAACCAAATGAGAGGCCAAACTTTAAGTATCTTGAGGAAACCCTGTGTAAACTAAGAGATTATGAGGCGGATAAAAGAGCAAACCAGAACGGAGCAGCAGGTCACGTGAACCAAGCCTACCAAGAAGATG AAGCGGAGGTCTGCACTGGTgtggatgaagatgaagatctggAAACTGGATTGTCTCCTGTGCTCAGCAATGAGGGACTGAATTACTTGATGTATCGTGCTGAGAGCCCGGACAGTGTCCAAACAGACTCATCGACACCCACCGAAGATAGATAA
- the ros1 gene encoding proto-oncogene tyrosine-protein kinase ROS isoform X2, with protein MEMICWNRKKITGLQFLSALLFLLVSLKASSCDKWLLDASVHPMTAKSGFRPCKDAICQNVACQFAAPYASWIGSHNITLTWESLNQSDVVYILQWTGPSLSGIWAQAENVTESTYTVKQLEPFTCYKFRVWALIAETHACSPPSPLYQTKPYGVPSSPSIESIESVSGESVEVHWSQPEKPGGPILGFNLNLTSIKSVISETTRGNVFFYTFYPTFHNTTYRISVAAVNEEGQGSIAEASITTPARVEQNGGRWVLASRWNSLRIREEDADFFTTAQCLSDSLIESNITGVAVHYSSNHIYFSEGTRIWVKGAGNLTDHSDLKLLRSAPLEVTALTVDWLYERIYYVSSARVYYCGLDDCSFPVDINLNLSSDAVNIIADPYNGWLFLLLSSGIYRSPLPDVSGQQHEIINVVKTPSVSNFVVSFPNKRLVYYNKSDATLYATSVDGLFPITLYTNINFNATSIVYEDDFFMLTDGNALYKQVGQSQVAIFNEFAMDCDVIQKYGFGNLCYFSASAQPYPVPRSPRQLQVLFGSDKANIYWDKPEIMIGASPSAWQNWTYTVNCSMNGLVVVNFSGLTSTHVTVPDLESSQQYSVTLKACSPGGCSKSVSYEGTSLQPAVEPPYIAAASEDDVWKQDLDSTELVEQMVSYIGDVKDLDWYSSTIYWTNSSGHINWIDLGDHSLSVMTMPSPMNAEALAFDWLGQYLYWSCNTNQICRGPVSAHGVEIFLQAEQKILSLVVDSLNAAIYWSTKTSVEGCRLDGEHYQLLEKLSVFSGKEVAGITLNIIEGNLYWLVQDGSLINLYRVNISGDWMQKSKVVEFARWTTSQITDHQVGYYSGRLVWLDENKQLRIQELTQNTSVLMSSSQTLTAFSVVQQKLKPFPDGFVSPPIVIPPAVSNIVFKENDTFIQIHWEPSHIEYGTVLYCVVSKELWSNVEQLPNVPTRYCHPHNTVSETVMNITRFKPRTKLNITITPFSHWGKGESTQATLITPGTSFDADMTLIIVIVSIAACITLIILIFAAVIWHRHHKKKDHGTVTQRGAHVHPDVELEYIRGLVGLGNACYAMSNIPAQGELESLPVFPRDCLKLQRLLGSGAFGEVYEGVTVGSQINEVPERRVAVKTLRKDASDYEKTEFLKEAYLMSQFNHPNILRSLGVCLLNEPHYLILELMEGGDLRSYLRGARPTASHKELLNLTSLLDISRDVATGCAYLERMHFIHRDIAARNCLVSVRSYTDPERVVKIGDFGLARDVYKNDYYRKKGEGLLPVRWMSPESLTDGIFNKYSDVWAFGVLLWEIMTLGKLPYPTYTNHEVLNYISTGARLPSPAGCPQRLYNLMMSCWSKEPNERPNFKYLEETLCKLRDYEADKRANQNGAAGHVNQAYQEDEAEVCTGVDEDEDLETGLSPVLSNEGLNYLMYRAESPDSVQTDSSTPTEDR; from the exons ATGGAAATGATTTGTTGGAATAGGAAGAAAATTACGGGTTTACAGTTTCTGTCAGCGCTACTATTTCTTCTTGTTTCTCTCAAAGCTTCATCATGTGACAAATGGCTTCTTGATGCCTCAGTGCACCCCATG ACAGCCAAAAGTGGCTTCAGACCGTGTAAAGATGCCATTTGCCAAA ATGTTGCATGTCAATTCGCAGCACCTTATGCGTCCTGGATCGGATCTCATAACATAACTTTAACCTGGGAGTCTCTGAATCAGTCTGATGTGGTGTATATTCTTCAGTGGACTGGTCCTAGTCTGTCTGGGATTTGGGCACAAGCTGAG AATGTGACAGAATCAACATACACCGTCAAACAGTTGGAACCTTTTACCTGTTATAAATTCAGGGTCTGGGCTTTGATCGCAGAAACACATGCCTGCTCTCCACCGAGCCCTTTGTACCAAACAAAACCATATGGAG TGCCCTCCAGCCCATCCATTGAGAGTATTGAGAGTGTGTCTGGAGAGAGTGTGGAGGTTCACTGGTCTCAACCTGAAAAACCAGGAGGACCCATCTTGGGCTTCAACCTCAATCTCACATCCATCAAATCGGTCATCAGTGAAACAACCAGAGGAAATGTATTCTTCTACACATTCTATCCAACATTCCATAACACTACATACAG GATCTCTGTAGCTGCTGTAAATGAAGAGGGCCAGGGTTCAATCGCTGAAGCCAGCATAACAACACCAGCACGAGTTG AGCAGAATGGAGGCCGGTGGGTCCTTGCATCCAGATGGAACTCATTAAGGATAAGAGAAGAGGATGCTGATTTCTTCACTACAGCACAGTGTCTCTCAGACAGTCTAATCGAGAGCAACATCACAG gggttGCAGTGCACTACAGTTCCAACCACATCTATTTCTCTGAAGGGACTCGTATTTGGGTGAAAGGGGCTGGAAATCTCACCGACCATTCAGATCTCAAGCTTCTGCGCTCTGCTCCGCTGGAGGTCACAGCACTGACTGTAGACTGGCTTTATGAGAGGATTTACTATGTGTCCAGTGCTAGG gtCTACTATTGTGGATTAGATGACTGTTCTTTTCCAGTGGATATAAATCTCAACCTCTCCAGTGACGCTGTAAACATCATTGCAGATCCGTACAATGG ATGGCTTTTCTTGTTGCTGAGCAGTGGAATATATCGTAGCCCTCTTCCAGACGTCTCTGGCCAACAACATGAGATAATTAATGTCGTAAAAACACCTTCTGTCTCCAACTTTGTGGTCAGTTTCCCCAACAAGAGACTTGTTTATTACAACAAAAGTGATGCAACGCTCTATGCCACATCTGTGGATGGATTATTTCCCATTACGCTCTACACGAACATTAACTTCAATGCAACCAGCATTGTTTATGAGGATGATTTCTTCATGCTCACCGATGGTAATGCACTGTATAAACAAGTTGGCCAGAGTCAAGTGGCCATCTTTAATGAATTCGCTATGGACTGTGATGTCATCCAAAAATATGGCTTTGGTAATCTATGCTACTTTAGTGCATCTGCGCAACCTTATCCTGTGCCAAGAAGTCCAAGACAACTTCAAGTCCTGTTTGGATCAGATAAAGCCAACATTTATTGGGATAAACCTGAAATTATGATTGGAGCAA GTCCATCTGCCTGGCAAAACTGGACTTATACTGTAAACTGCTCAATGAATGGGTTGGTGGTGGTGAATTTTAGTGGCCTAACTAGCACACATGTAACTGTCCCGGATCTGGAGAGTTCGCAGCAGTACAGCGTCACTCTCAAGGCTTGTTCCCCTGGGGGATGCTCCAAATCAGTCTCATATGAAGGAACAAGTCTCCAGCCTG ccGTTGAACCCCCATATATTGCTGCTGCCAGCGAGGATGACGTATGGAAGCAAGATTTGGATAGCACTGAATTAGTGGAACAAATGGTGTCTTATATTGGAGACGTGAAAG ATTTGGACTGGTATAGTTCCACAATCTACTGGACTAACAGTTCGGGTCACATTAACTGGATTGATCTGGGTGATCATTCATTGAGTGTGATGACAATGCCATCACCCATGAATGCTGAAGCACTGGCCTTTGATTGGCTGGGACAGTATCTATACTGGAGCTGCAACACAAATCAA ATATGCCGAGGGCCTGTATCTGCTCATGGGGTTGAGATATTTCTCCAAGCAGAGCAGAAGATTCTCAGTTTGGTGGTTGATTCACTGAACGCTGCCATCTACTGGAGTACAAAAACATCAGTGGAAGGCTGTAGATTGGATGGAGAACATTACCAACTCCTGGAAAAACTGAGTGTGTTCTCTGGGAAAGAG GTTGCTGGTATCACTTTGAACATTATTGAAGGAAATCTGTATTGGCTGGTGCAGGACGGCTCCCTTATAAATCTTTACAGAGTGAACATCAGTGGTGACTG GATGCAGAAGTCTAAAGTGGTCGAATTTGCAAGATGGACAACATCTCAAATCACGGATCATCAAGTGGGCTACTACAGCGGACGACTTGTTTGGTTGGATGAGAACAAACAGCTCAGGATTCAGGAGTTAACACAAAACACCAGTGTCCTTATGTCTTCCAGCCAAACACTGACAGCTTTTTCTGTTGTACAGCAAAAGTTGAAACCTTTTCCAG aTGGATTCGTATCTCCTCCTATAGTTATTCCACCTGCAGTTTccaatattgtttttaaagagaATGACACATTTATCCAGATACACTGGGAACCCAGCCATATTGAGTACGGGACAGTGCTTTATTGTGTAGTGTCTAAGGAACTGTGGAGCAATGTGGAACAGCTTCCCAAT GTCCCCACCAGATATTGTCATCCTCATAACACGGTTTCTGAAACAGTCATGAATATCACAAGATTTAAACCAAGAACTAAATTAAACATCACCATAACCCCTTTTTCACACTGGGGTAAAGGGGAGTCAACACAAGCAACTTTGATTACTCCAG GTACTTCATTTGACGCTGACATGACATTGATTATTGTGATTGTATCGATCGCTGCCTGCATTACACTGATTATTCTCATCTTCGCCGCAGTGA TTTGGCACAGACACCATAAGAAAAAGGATCACGGGACAGTTACACAAAGAGGTGCACATGTCCATCCAGATGTAGAGTTGGAGTATATTCGAGGTTTAGTTGGTCTTGGTAATGCCTGCTATGCTATGAG TAACATACCCGCCCAAGGAGAACTCGAGTCACTTCCTGTGTTTCCTAGAGACTGTCTGAAGCTTCAGAGGTTGTTGGGTAGTGGTGCTTTTGGAGAAGTTTATGAAGGAGTTACAGTTGGCAGCCAAATCAATGAAGTTCCTGAGAGGAGAGTGGCTGTCAAG ACATTGCGAAAAGATGCCAGTGACTATGAGAAAACCGAGTTCTTAAAAGAAGCCTATTTGATGAG TCAGTTTAATCATCCTAACATCCTGCGTTCGCTTGGAGTTTGTCTGCTAAATGAGCCACATTACCTCATCCTGGAGCTGATGGAAGGTGGAGACCTTCGTTCTTATCTGAGAGGAGCTCGTCCTACAGCT AGCCATAAAGAGCTACTGAACCTCACCAGCCTCCTGGACATCAGTCGGGATGTTGCCACAGGATGTGCTTATTTAGAAAGGATGCACTTTATTCATAG GGATATTGCTGCGAGGAACTGTCTGGTGTCAGTAAGAAGCTACACAGACCCAGAAAGGGTTGTTAAAATAGGAGATTTCGGATTGGCCCGTGACGTGTATAAGAACGACTACTACAGGAAGAAGGGTGAAGGTCTGCTTCCTGTTCGCTGGATGTCACCAGAAAGCTTAACAGATGGGATTTTCAATAAATATTCTGATGTCTG GGCATTTGGTGTGCTCTTGTGGGAGATTATGACATTAGGAAAGCTACCATATCCCACATACACCAACCATGAAGTCTTAAACTATATCAGTACAGGTGCACGACTGCCTTCGCCAGCAGGGTGTCCACAAAGATT GTATAATCTGATGATGAGCTGCTGGAGCAAAGAACCAAATGAGAGGCCAAACTTTAAGTATCTTGAGGAAACCCTGTGTAAACTAAGAGATTATGAGGCGGATAAAAGAGCAAACCAGAACGGAGCAGCAGGTCACGTGAACCAAGCCTACCAAGAAGATG AAGCGGAGGTCTGCACTGGTgtggatgaagatgaagatctggAAACTGGATTGTCTCCTGTGCTCAGCAATGAGGGACTGAATTACTTGATGTATCGTGCTGAGAGCCCGGACAGTGTCCAAACAGACTCATCGACACCCACCGAAGATAGATAA